A section of the Mangifera indica cultivar Alphonso chromosome 12, CATAS_Mindica_2.1, whole genome shotgun sequence genome encodes:
- the LOC123192276 gene encoding basic leucine zipper 34-like, which yields MSRQAHLPPRCPFQKRPVSRPSSYPISPLQRTESYPSHNKSSFQSSILEDPPTWLDDLLSDPGANSVGIIHRRSSSDSVTLLDGLADAFSGLNPHKDDENSAGDETCSGLESTCVYGPNSPRKRGNLTFAENAIVSALSECAVENPLQYVDESLCISGINHSDLKGDACTSTDELNAETKMTKRHSGQRSRVRKLQYIAELERTVSDFQTLQSELSVRVASLLQQHVSLSLENRTLKQQMARLQQEKLIMEGQFKSLKKEAERLKNGLAKSSPSSKATAYFGSRSAAEASRSEVTRQMLDLANLDLN from the exons ATGTCAAGGCAAGCTCATCTTCCCCCTCGTTGCCCTTTTCAAAAGAGACCCGTTTCTCGTCCATCTAGTTACCCAATCTCTCCTCTACAGCGTACAGAATCATACCCTAGCCACAACAAATCCTCCTTCCAAAGCTCAATCCTAGAGGATCCGCCTACATGGCTGGATGATTTATTGAGTGACCCTGGCGCAAATTCTGTGGGAATTATTCATCGCCGGTCTTCTAGTGATTCAGTCACTCTCTTGGATGGTCTTGCAGACGCTTTTTCAGGATTGAATCCTCATAAGGATGATGAGAATTCAGCTGGGGATGAAACTTGTAGTGGGTTGGAATCCACTTGTGTTTATGGTCCTAATTCCCCTAGGAAAAGGGGTAATTTAACCTTTGCAGAAAATGCCATAGTTTCAGCATTATCAGAATGTGCTGTTGAGAACCCTTTGCAGTATGTGGATGAGAGCCTTTGCATTTCTGGGATTAATCATTCTGATTTGAAAGGGGATGCTTGTACTTCGACTGATGAGCTCAATGCTGAAACAAAGATGACAAAAAG GCACTCCGGGCAACGGTCTAGGGTTCGCAAGCTCCAGTATATTGCTGAACTGGAAAGAACTGTTAGTGATTTTCAG ACTCTACAGTCAGAATTGTCAGTCAGAGTTGCTTCACTGCTTCAGCAACATGTTTCTTTGTCCCTGGAAAACAGAACACTAAAGCAGCAGATGGCCAGATTGCAGCAGGAAAAATTGATCATGGAAG GTCAATTTAAGTCGCTGAAGAAAGAAGCTGAGAGATTGAAAAATGGTCTGGCCAAATCATCCCCAAGTAGCAAGGCCACAGCTTATTTTGGGTCTCGATCTGCAGCTGAAGCATCTAGATCAGAGGTTACTAGGCAGATGTTAGATCTGGCTAATCTTGATCTTAATTGA